In one window of Gopherus evgoodei ecotype Sinaloan lineage unplaced genomic scaffold, rGopEvg1_v1.p scaffold_40_arrow_ctg1, whole genome shotgun sequence DNA:
- the FDX2 gene encoding ferredoxin-2, mitochondrial has translation MAAPVAAGGGTVTRRLLLGAAGGLRLRPARGFRTAGGLQVEDETCTAEPAGDVVNVVFIDRSGRRIPVQGRVGEDVLRLAQRHDIELEGACEASLACSTCHVYVSQELLDKLPVPDEREEDMLDLAPQLQENSRLGCQIILTKELEGAEFTLPKITRNFYVDGHVPKPH, from the exons ATGGCGGCCCCCGTGGCGGCAGGCGGCGGGACGGTGACTcggcggctgctgctgggggcggCCGGGGGGCTGCGGCTCCGCCCGGCGCGGGGCTTCCGCACGGCAg GGGGGCTCCAGGTGGAAGACGAGACCTGCACAGCGGAGCCCGCGGGCGACGT TGTGAACGTGGTTTTCATTGACCGTTCCGGGCGCCGGATCCCCGTGCAGGGGCGCGTGGGGGAGGATGTGCTGCGCCTGGCCCAGCGGCACGACATCGAACTGGAAG GCGCCTGCGAAGCCTCTCTGGCTTGCTCCACGTGCCACGTCTACGTGAGCCAGGAGTTGCTGGACAAGCTGCCTGTCCCTGATGAAAG GGAGGAAGACATGCTGGACCTGGCCCCGCAGCTGCAGGAGAACTCCCGGCTCGGCTGTCAGATCATCCTCACCAAAGagctggagggggcagagttCACCCTGCCCAAAATCACCAGGAACTTCTACGTGGATGGCCATGTTCCCAAGCCCCACTGA
- the ZGLP1 gene encoding GATA-type zinc finger protein 1 produces MCLCLCQGSSDGYQLLIRPQYSSATCGKRSRNPNPSHVSLTREFCRASSSEEDQGSLSVQSGKCCASCQTRKTPLWRIAEDGTLLCNACGIRYKKYRIRCFRCWNIPKKSGKPYSRCSNCGDRLRMAATQQRTVKRKCDDFLKSQARALCY; encoded by the exons ATGTGCCTGTGTCTTTGCCAAGGCAGCTCCGATGGGTACCAGCTCCTCATCCGCCCCCAGTACAGCAG TGCAACATGTGGGAAAAGAAGCCGTAACCCAAATCCAAGTCACGTCTCTTTAACAAGAGAATTTTGCAGAGCCAGCAGTTCTGAGGAGGATCAAGGCTCCCTCTCTGTCCAGA GTGGTAAGTGTTGTGCTTCCTGCCAGACGAGGAAAACTCCCCTGTGGAGGATTGCTGAGGACGGCACCCTACTCTGCAATGCTTGTGGCATCAG GTACAAAAAGTACAGGATACGATGTTTCCGCTGCTGGAATATCCCGAAGAAAAGTGGCAAACCTTACTCCCGCTGCTCGAACTGTGGAGACAGACTGCGCATGGCCGCGACCCAGCAGAGAACCGTGAAAAG aaAATGCGACGACTTCCTTAAATCTCAAGCAAGGGCTCTTTGCTATTAG